From the Candidatus Thorarchaeota archaeon genome, one window contains:
- a CDS encoding thiamine pyrophosphate-binding protein encodes MAKERLTGGEMIAKYMKSQGTPFAVGIPGHGCLGLVDAFYEHGIDVVQVRHEQSAAHLADAYFRVTGKPVVAFTSIGPGGCNTTIGVATAYVDSSALIVITGSTHVRWRGHGVLQEIERSHWNDFASILEPVVKQSYEISSLEQLPWVLHNAWKAATTGRPGPVHIDLPMDMQSESMEVELFDDPVAKRGDYRPYANPEKIDEAVDMLLAAENPVILAGGGVLHSGAMKELQSLAEGMAIPVVATMAGKGAFPEDHDLFGYYPGTKGSPVGNELTSNADVLLALGCRFADETTSSYKPGVSFEGSKTKFIQVDIDAYEVGKNYEVAIPLVADVKAALSQMLNKLDEKGARHPDFKTSDTVQELRKKKQEWFSQLKKQREYEPMTISRLLAEIRAVLPRDAYVVTSAGHTQAALFQEFPIYEPGTHITSGGFSTMGFGLPAAMGVKLAEPERTVMAVEGDGSFLMTSQELATAVQYNIPIRVVLADNQGWISIRDLQKNAYGKERGYATEFLSKNDGKPTSPNWVKMAEAYGCWAKYADSPDVVGKVLKEALSIDGPALVVTEVNREHPTSESPVYGWWDVPKPTYLE; translated from the coding sequence ATGGCAAAAGAACGACTAACAGGCGGAGAAATGATCGCTAAGTACATGAAATCACAGGGTACCCCCTTTGCAGTGGGAATCCCTGGACACGGCTGTCTTGGACTCGTAGATGCGTTCTACGAGCATGGAATTGATGTTGTGCAGGTTCGACATGAGCAGAGTGCAGCACATTTGGCCGATGCTTATTTTCGTGTAACAGGGAAGCCAGTGGTTGCATTTACGAGCATTGGTCCTGGAGGCTGCAACACAACCATTGGAGTGGCAACAGCCTATGTTGATTCAAGCGCATTGATTGTGATTACAGGCTCAACACATGTCCGCTGGAGAGGCCATGGAGTTCTGCAGGAAATCGAGCGTTCACACTGGAACGACTTCGCGTCCATTCTCGAGCCCGTGGTGAAGCAAAGTTACGAGATTTCAAGTCTGGAGCAGCTTCCTTGGGTTCTGCATAACGCTTGGAAAGCAGCTACAACTGGAAGGCCTGGACCGGTTCACATCGACTTGCCCATGGACATGCAATCGGAGAGCATGGAAGTTGAGCTATTTGACGACCCTGTCGCGAAGCGTGGTGATTATCGTCCCTATGCGAATCCTGAGAAAATAGATGAGGCAGTCGATATGCTGTTGGCAGCCGAGAATCCTGTAATCCTAGCAGGTGGTGGGGTCCTTCACTCTGGTGCGATGAAGGAGCTCCAGTCTCTTGCTGAGGGAATGGCGATTCCTGTTGTGGCTACCATGGCTGGTAAAGGAGCATTCCCTGAGGATCACGATCTATTTGGATACTATCCTGGTACAAAAGGCTCTCCAGTAGGTAACGAGCTGACAAGCAATGCAGATGTTCTCCTAGCACTGGGGTGCAGGTTTGCCGATGAAACGACAAGCAGCTACAAGCCTGGTGTGAGCTTCGAGGGTTCGAAAACAAAATTCATCCAAGTTGATATCGATGCTTATGAAGTCGGAAAAAACTACGAAGTTGCTATCCCCTTGGTCGCAGATGTGAAAGCCGCTCTTTCTCAGATGTTGAACAAATTAGATGAGAAAGGCGCTAGGCATCCTGATTTCAAGACTTCGGATACTGTCCAGGAATTGCGAAAGAAGAAACAGGAATGGTTTAGCCAACTGAAGAAACAGCGAGAATACGAGCCAATGACTATTTCTCGATTGTTGGCAGAAATCCGAGCTGTTCTTCCACGGGATGCGTATGTTGTCACAAGTGCTGGACATACCCAGGCTGCACTATTCCAGGAATTCCCGATTTATGAACCTGGGACTCATATCACATCAGGAGGATTCTCCACGATGGGATTCGGACTTCCAGCGGCGATGGGTGTAAAATTGGCTGAACCTGAAAGAACCGTTATGGCTGTCGAAGGTGACGGCTCTTTTCTCATGACCTCTCAAGAACTCGCAACAGCAGTTCAGTACAATATCCCGATTCGAGTTGTCTTGGCAGATAATCAGGGTTGGATCAGCATCAGAGATCTACAGAAGAATGCTTACGGCAAGGAAAGAGGCTACGCAACTGAATTCTTGTCTAAGAATGATGGAAAGCCCACTTCGCCGAATTGGGTGAAAATGGCGGAAGCATATGGATGTTGGGCCAAATATGCTGATTCTCCGGATGTGGTTGGGAAAGTCCTCAAGGAGGCTTTGTCCATCGATGGACCTGCACTTGTCGTTACGGAGGTCAATCGCGAACACCCAACATCGGAGTCGCCCGTCTATGGCTGGTGGGATGTGCCCAAGCCCACGTATTTGGAGTAA